In Capsicum annuum cultivar UCD-10X-F1 unplaced genomic scaffold, UCD10Xv1.1 ctg45193, whole genome shotgun sequence, the genomic window atttcaattatacaaactgttaatttctcctaacaacatttagttcaaacttgaagattcttgtaaattaaaacacatcatgtaaaattttttattgcaactaagattcgatttttttttcatgttaattactactatttctagtttatgagtattttcttatcggttaaaccgaaaatcgaacagTTAAGGattaaaaaccgataaaccgaaaatcgatataatatatcttattggtttggttagtGGTTTAGCATacttaaaaatcgataaaccgaacttTACTAtgtaaaatcaaaccgaaccaacTGATGTACACCTCTGATTACAAGATGGAAGGGCGGGATTAACTAGGAGAGGGGCCCACACAATCAACTCTCAGTGTCAAATCAAGTTGGGAGTGTTGGCTGTGATACCACAGTAGCTCTCAAGAGTAACAACATTGCCACGTCTGGCCTCTGCAATAGTATCTTCATCGACAAGTTCCTCTGGGACTTTTATGATATACCCTTCTTTAGGAATTTGTGAAAACCCCATAGAATATCTCTCTTTGTTTCCCATTAATATCACTTGATGAGGGGGACAATGCTGCCTACCATTTGTAAATGCCTGCAGTTACGtattaatttaagttatatacactaacaatataaaaaaattgaactaTATATGTAAGTTATTTACATTATCTTTTGGTTATTTGAAGCCGTCACATGTTACTATATGTAACTTAACATTAGGCCGGGCAGGGCATATTTTAGTTTAaactgaaaaaattgaaaaattaaattgaaattttaatttcgGTTTTTTGGATCGGTTtcggtttttaatttttgaaattcggttaaacggttcgatttttggtttttcaaaaaaataatttggataaacCGATTAacagaaattatataaataattaataatatatatatattttattatatatatataatatttaatatataataatatattataaatatataatagcaaCCCTAATAACTAATAAGTAATAGCAGGCCACATTTAACTAACAACATACATCAGTCCAATAGTCGAACAATCGATCGAACTATAGACCGCAGGCGAGATCGTCATCTATACAACAACACCAGAGCCGGCGACCAAACGACTATTTTGGGTTGTAGCTTGTAGTGCCGACTGTGATCTTTCCATCAGCAACCACTCTTCTGAGTTCTGactgtttattttggtttggttatggttgtcttttttgtcaatccgaaaatcgaaaaaccgaaccgatattaaacTATCAAACTGAACAAACCGAATGTCCAGCCCTACTTAACATGATAGTGTGAAAATAGTATATATTATCAACGCACAAAACTTGAaatctatatttatttactaGACAACTAActccccaccccccccccccccccctcaccccacccccaccccatcccaaaaaaaaaaaaagacctgaCTACTACTACACTATTACTAGTGGTGAATCCAAAATTTTTATTGAAGGGGGTCGAAAAAAAAATGCCCCTAATAATAATTGTACCCGGACGTATAGAACCAGTAGAGgcttaaaaaaattaagttgcCTGCACGCCTAGCGGGAGTCAAACATGAAACATGGAGGATCAG contains:
- the LOC124892239 gene encoding probable 2-oxoglutarate-dependent dioxygenase AOP1 is translated as MDKNGQFIDVQYSSPHSYLFLVSDCLKAFTNGRQHCPPHQVILMGNKERYSMGFSQIPKEGYIIKVPEELVDEDTIAEARRGNVVTLESYCGITANTPNLI